In the genome of Acidovorax sp. 69, the window CGGCCAATGCGCTCCTCAAGACCTTGGAGGAACCACCAGGCGATGTGCGTTTTGTGTTGTCCAGCGAAGCGGCCCACCAGTTGTTGCCCACCATTCGCAGCCGTTGCCTGGGGCATACCATGGCCTGGCCTGCCGAGGCTGACATGCTGGCGTGGTTGCAGGCACAGGGCGTAGCCCGGGATGCGGCGACCTCCTTCCTGCGCGCCGCGGGCGGGCGGCCCGAGGATGCTCTGGCGCTGGCCCAGTCCGGTCGCAGCCCGCAGGCTTGGGGCGCCCTGCCACAGGCCATGGCCCGTGGTGACGTGACGGCCCTGGGCGACTGGGCCCCGGCCCAGGCCATCGACGCATTGCAAAAGCTTTGCCATGATCTGCTGGCCGCCAGCGTGGGCAGTGCTCCGCGCTACTTTGCGCAGGCAGACCTGCCCAAGGTGCCACCCCTGGGTGCACTCACACGCTGGTCGCGCGCATTGGCCAAGGAGGCGCGCACAGCGGACCATCCGTTCAATGCCGGCCTCATGCTGGAGGCGCTTGTCGCCCAGGCGCGAAACACCCTACACTCCAAACACTAAGCCGCTATCTCCTACTCATGAGCAGTCCATCCACCGCGCCCCGTCCCAGTGTCATGCAGCTGGCCATCAAGGAGAAGGCGGCCCTCTACGCGGCCTACATTCCTTTTTTTGCCGAAGGGGGCATTTTTGTACCCACCCAGCGCGACTACAAGCTGGGTGATGATGTGTATGTGCTGCTCACGCTGCCCGACGACCCGCAGCGCTACCCTGTGGCGGGCCGTGTGGCCTGGGTCACTCCTGCCCGCGCTGCAGGCAACCGCACGCAAGGTGTGGGCATCCAGTTTCCCAAAGACGAAAAATCGCGCCAGCTCAAGGCCAAGATCGAAGAACTGCTGGGAACTGCCCTGGGCTCCGACCGTCCTACCCAGACGATCTGACCGGCTCTGCCGCTGCCCTGTGCCGACCCGCGCTGGCGGGTCGGCTTTTTTGTTTAGGACTTGCGCAAAGAAGGATGTAAGAAATCGTT includes:
- a CDS encoding PilZ domain-containing protein encodes the protein MSSPSTAPRPSVMQLAIKEKAALYAAYIPFFAEGGIFVPTQRDYKLGDDVYVLLTLPDDPQRYPVAGRVAWVTPARAAGNRTQGVGIQFPKDEKSRQLKAKIEELLGTALGSDRPTQTI